The following are encoded in a window of Paraburkholderia sp. HP33-1 genomic DNA:
- a CDS encoding ArsR/SmtB family transcription factor has translation MTSPLADNQNHFPGLSRIGSLLADPGRAAMLWALMDGSARPAGELTMIAGLSPSAASAHLARLTDGGLLALEVRGRHRYFRIASPDIAASIEALANVAQASAPQRSVPRPARTVPLDMRYARTCYDHMAGELSVRIFERMLERGLLTQHGTSLDATAQGAARFADWGIDLAAQKTRRRRFACTCLDWSMRRPHLGGALGAALLEVWSSHGWVERTERPRVLRVTPAGHQHFDAFLAG, from the coding sequence ATGACCTCCCCCCTCGCAGACAACCAGAACCACTTCCCCGGCCTGAGCCGGATCGGCTCGCTGCTCGCCGACCCCGGCCGCGCCGCGATGCTGTGGGCGCTGATGGACGGCAGCGCCCGCCCCGCTGGTGAGCTGACGATGATCGCGGGGCTGTCGCCATCGGCGGCGAGCGCCCATCTCGCCCGGCTCACCGACGGCGGGCTGCTCGCGCTCGAAGTGCGCGGCCGGCATCGCTATTTCCGCATCGCGTCGCCGGACATCGCCGCATCGATCGAAGCGCTTGCCAACGTCGCGCAGGCCAGCGCGCCGCAGCGGTCCGTGCCGCGTCCCGCCCGCACTGTGCCGCTCGACATGCGCTACGCGCGGACCTGCTACGACCACATGGCGGGCGAACTATCGGTGCGGATCTTCGAGCGCATGCTCGAGCGCGGACTGCTGACGCAGCACGGCACATCGCTCGACGCGACCGCGCAGGGCGCCGCCCGCTTCGCCGACTGGGGCATCGACCTCGCCGCGCAGAAGACCCGGCGGCGGCGCTTCGCGTGTACCTGCCTCGACTGGAGCATGCGCCGGCCGCATCTGGGCGGCGCGCTCGGCGCGGCGCTGCTCGAGGTGTGGTCGTCGCATGGCTGGGTCGAGCGGACCGAGCGGCCGCGCGTGCTGCGTGTCACGCCCGCCGGCCATCAGCATTTCGATGCGTTTCTGGCCGGATAG
- a CDS encoding DUF6600 domain-containing protein codes for MTNTNQPMQQTGIKRRMTGYTLIAAAVVALATQASLAQEAPPAPQTAAAVAAGDPPGRIARLNYTAGAVTTEPAGAADWSYAQINRPLTTGDQLWNDQNARSELHIGSTAVRLGQNTSLDVLNLDDTTAQLKVAQGTLSTRVRELAPGSSYEIDTPNLALGVNGPGDYRVDVAPDGSSTTVTVRSGSAIAYGDGGQVPVEAGQQIRFTGTSLQQLADNRAPAPDELDQWAASRDATEDRSQSARYVSRDIPGYEDLDANGTWRATPQYGEVWVPNATPAGWAPYHDGHWVWQAPWGWTWVDDQPWGFAPYHYGRWAEVDGTWAWVPGPLEADAPPVYAPALVAFVGDDNGGIDWGVNLAVGGVIAAGVAWFPLGPGEPWHPHWGDHDHWSARYYDRVNRPTIFNDYHRNVNIHNTYVNYRVPGCVTAVPATAFVHGQPVARFSQKVDPAQWRNARINPGAPGIAPVRESFGADLRRANYRPPASVVARPVVATRNPVMPAAYHDELAQRFAQGGGRVPGGGEPVVRTSVPAHMTGTPGALPVANVRVVQSHVPGRPPGMAAGAPAVPGAAGGNAPHGVEQAGQRPGETGAMGPHGEAPQARPGMPPQMAGNGHPPQPGETGPAGNLGHPSNGVPRPPQAGGGNPANAAAQQHGAPQQWGAVGRSEPAWTQPHTPMAQQAPRVEQPRAPQQQGFAQQSGVPHPQENRAPQQQARIPEGHPPTMQQPPRATPPQQPRPEPQMQQAQQPRVEPRPQMQQPRPEPQLQQAQQPRVEPRPQIQQPRPEPRPQVQQPRPEPRPQPVQQPRAQPQPQQQHAEQHQGGSNRDEHHKG; via the coding sequence ATGACAAATACCAACCAGCCCATGCAGCAAACCGGGATCAAACGCCGGATGACCGGCTATACGCTGATCGCGGCCGCCGTCGTCGCGCTCGCCACGCAAGCGAGCCTTGCGCAGGAAGCGCCGCCCGCGCCGCAAACCGCGGCCGCTGTGGCGGCCGGCGATCCGCCCGGGCGCATCGCGCGTCTGAACTACACGGCCGGCGCCGTGACCACCGAGCCCGCCGGCGCGGCCGACTGGTCGTACGCGCAGATCAACCGGCCGCTGACAACCGGCGACCAGTTGTGGAACGACCAGAACGCGCGCTCCGAGCTGCACATCGGCTCGACGGCAGTGCGCCTCGGCCAGAACACGAGCCTCGACGTGCTCAATCTCGACGACACGACCGCGCAACTGAAAGTCGCGCAAGGCACGCTGTCGACGCGTGTGCGCGAACTCGCGCCGGGCTCGTCGTATGAAATCGACACGCCGAATCTCGCGCTCGGCGTGAACGGCCCCGGCGACTACCGCGTCGACGTCGCGCCCGACGGCAGCAGCACGACCGTCACCGTGCGCAGCGGCAGCGCGATCGCGTACGGCGACGGCGGCCAGGTGCCGGTCGAGGCAGGCCAGCAGATCCGCTTTACCGGCACCAGCCTGCAGCAGCTCGCCGACAACCGCGCGCCCGCTCCCGATGAGCTCGACCAGTGGGCCGCCAGCCGCGACGCCACCGAAGACCGCTCGCAGTCGGCACGCTACGTGTCGCGCGACATCCCCGGCTACGAGGATCTCGACGCCAACGGCACGTGGCGCGCGACTCCGCAATACGGCGAAGTCTGGGTGCCGAACGCGACGCCGGCCGGCTGGGCGCCGTATCACGACGGCCACTGGGTCTGGCAGGCGCCTTGGGGCTGGACTTGGGTCGACGATCAACCCTGGGGCTTCGCGCCGTACCACTACGGTCGCTGGGCCGAGGTCGACGGCACGTGGGCCTGGGTGCCCGGTCCGCTCGAAGCCGACGCGCCGCCGGTCTACGCGCCGGCGCTGGTTGCGTTCGTCGGTGATGACAATGGCGGCATTGACTGGGGCGTGAATCTGGCGGTCGGCGGGGTCATCGCGGCCGGCGTCGCGTGGTTTCCGCTCGGACCGGGCGAGCCATGGCATCCGCATTGGGGCGATCACGACCACTGGAGCGCCAGGTACTACGACCGCGTGAACCGCCCGACGATCTTCAACGATTACCACCGGAACGTGAACATCCACAACACGTACGTGAACTATCGCGTGCCGGGCTGCGTGACGGCCGTGCCGGCAACCGCGTTCGTGCATGGTCAGCCGGTCGCACGCTTTTCACAGAAGGTCGATCCCGCGCAGTGGCGCAACGCACGGATCAACCCTGGCGCACCGGGGATCGCGCCGGTGCGCGAGAGCTTCGGGGCGGATCTGCGGCGCGCGAACTATCGGCCGCCGGCGAGTGTCGTCGCACGGCCGGTCGTCGCGACCCGCAATCCCGTCATGCCGGCCGCGTATCACGACGAGCTCGCGCAGCGCTTCGCGCAAGGCGGCGGTCGGGTGCCCGGTGGCGGCGAACCGGTCGTGCGCACCTCGGTGCCCGCACATATGACCGGCACACCGGGCGCGCTGCCGGTCGCGAACGTGCGGGTCGTGCAATCGCATGTGCCGGGACGTCCACCGGGGATGGCGGCGGGTGCGCCCGCTGTGCCTGGCGCGGCAGGCGGCAACGCGCCACATGGCGTCGAGCAGGCCGGCCAGCGACCCGGCGAAACGGGTGCCATGGGACCGCATGGCGAAGCGCCGCAGGCGCGTCCGGGTATGCCGCCGCAGATGGCGGGCAATGGGCATCCGCCGCAGCCCGGCGAGACCGGGCCAGCGGGCAATCTGGGCCATCCGTCGAACGGTGTGCCGCGGCCGCCGCAAGCAGGTGGTGGCAATCCGGCCAACGCAGCTGCACAGCAGCACGGCGCGCCACAGCAATGGGGCGCGGTCGGCCGGTCGGAGCCAGCATGGACCCAGCCCCATACGCCGATGGCGCAGCAGGCACCTCGTGTGGAGCAGCCACGCGCGCCGCAGCAGCAGGGATTCGCGCAGCAGTCTGGTGTGCCGCATCCGCAGGAGAACCGGGCTCCGCAGCAACAGGCCCGGATACCGGAAGGGCATCCGCCGACGATGCAACAGCCGCCGCGCGCCACGCCGCCTCAGCAGCCGCGTCCTGAACCCCAGATGCAGCAGGCGCAACAGCCGCGTGTCGAACCGCGTCCGCAGATGCAACAACCCCGCCCCGAGCCGCAGCTCCAGCAGGCGCAGCAGCCGCGTGTCGAACCGCGTCCGCAGATCCAACAACCCCGCCCCGAACCGCGTCCGCAGGTGCAGCAGCCGCGCCCCGAACCACGGCCCCAGCCGGTCCAGCAGCCGCGGGCGCAACCGCAGCCGCAACAGCAACACGCCGAGCAGCACCAGGGCGGCAGCAATCGCGACGAGCATCACAAAGGCTGA
- a CDS encoding thymidylate synthase → MKQYLDLVRTILDTGTWQENRTGIRTISMPGAMLRFDLQQGFPAVTTKKLAFKSAIGELVGFLRASRSAADFRDLGCKVWDGNANQNAQWLANPYREGPDDLGDVYGVQWRKWPAYKVLDASASAQLADAQARGFRVITQFDEEGRSKVLLYKAIDQLRQCLDTIMQNPADRRILFHAWNPAVLDQIALPACHLLYQFLPNATRREISLCLYIRSNDVGLGTPFNLTEGAALLHLVGRLTGYTPRWFSYFIGDAHIYENQLDMLNQQLKREPYESPRLAISERVPEYAKTGMYEPEWLEKIEPADFSLVGYRHHEPLTAPMAI, encoded by the coding sequence ATGAAACAATACCTGGACCTCGTTCGTACGATTCTCGACACCGGCACGTGGCAGGAAAACCGCACCGGCATCCGCACCATCAGCATGCCCGGCGCGATGCTGCGCTTCGATCTGCAGCAGGGCTTTCCCGCCGTCACGACCAAGAAGCTCGCGTTCAAGTCGGCGATCGGTGAACTGGTCGGGTTTCTGCGTGCGTCGCGCAGCGCCGCGGATTTTCGCGACCTCGGCTGCAAGGTGTGGGACGGGAACGCGAATCAGAACGCGCAGTGGCTTGCCAATCCGTATCGCGAAGGCCCGGATGATCTGGGCGACGTCTACGGCGTGCAATGGCGCAAATGGCCGGCCTACAAGGTGCTCGACGCCAGCGCGAGCGCGCAGCTCGCCGACGCCCAGGCGCGCGGTTTCCGCGTGATCACGCAGTTCGACGAAGAAGGTCGCTCGAAGGTGCTGCTTTACAAGGCGATCGACCAGTTGCGCCAGTGCCTCGACACGATCATGCAAAACCCCGCCGATCGACGGATTCTGTTCCATGCGTGGAATCCGGCCGTGCTGGACCAGATCGCGCTGCCGGCCTGCCATCTGCTGTACCAGTTCCTGCCCAACGCCACGCGCCGCGAGATTTCGCTGTGCCTGTATATCCGCAGCAACGACGTCGGGCTCGGCACGCCGTTCAATCTGACCGAGGGCGCGGCGCTGCTGCATCTGGTCGGGCGGCTGACGGGCTATACGCCGCGCTGGTTCAGTTATTTCATCGGCGACGCGCATATCTACGAGAATCAGCTCGACATGCTGAACCAGCAGCTCAAGCGCGAGCCGTACGAGAGCCCGCGGCTCGCAATTTCAGAGCGCGTGCCCGAGTACGCGAAGACCGGTATGTACGAGCCCGAATGGCTCGAGAAGATCGAGCCGGCGGATTTTTCGCTGGTCGGCTATCGGCATCACGAGCCGCTGACGGCGCCGATGGCGATCTGA
- a CDS encoding sigma-54 dependent transcriptional regulator, translated as MEPATRQLIYVSRDPSAELNTRFLQRGWHVEVVGSARDARRAVRIGAAAGGLLDLSSDFLPHEIAAFESCLTMPNVGWVAATTPGQLQDAALRRLVRDYCFDYVTVPYSGDRIVDSVGHAYGMISLGETASNDGSQGAEGEMVGSCDAMLALFRSIRKVAMTDAPVFISGESGTGKELTAVAIHERSARRNAPFVPINCGAIPPHLLQSELFGYERGAFTGANQRKIGRVEAANGGTLFLDEIGDLPLESQASLLRFLQERKVERLGGHTAIDVDVRIISATHVDMTAAMIEGRFRSDLYHRLCVLQIDEPPLRARGKDIELLARHMLERFKKDASRRLRGFAPDAIAALHNYGWPGNVRELINRVRRAIVMSEGRAITARDLELAEYVEIVPVSLAQAREAAERQAIELALLRHRGRLGDAAQELGISRVTLYRLLCSHGMRHMEGEPMAPPHGDLPASVPHL; from the coding sequence ATGGAACCCGCAACGCGGCAACTGATTTACGTTTCGCGCGATCCGAGCGCGGAACTGAATACGCGTTTTCTGCAGCGCGGCTGGCATGTCGAAGTCGTGGGATCGGCGCGCGATGCGCGCCGGGCTGTGCGTATCGGAGCGGCAGCGGGCGGCCTGCTCGATCTGTCGAGCGATTTCCTGCCGCACGAAATCGCCGCTTTTGAATCCTGTTTGACCATGCCGAACGTCGGCTGGGTCGCTGCCACCACGCCCGGTCAGCTGCAGGACGCTGCGCTGCGCCGGCTCGTGCGCGACTATTGTTTCGATTACGTGACGGTGCCGTATTCGGGCGACCGTATCGTCGATTCGGTGGGTCATGCATACGGCATGATTTCGCTGGGCGAGACCGCGTCGAACGACGGCTCGCAGGGCGCCGAAGGCGAGATGGTCGGCTCGTGTGACGCGATGCTCGCGCTGTTCCGCTCGATCCGCAAGGTCGCGATGACCGACGCGCCGGTGTTCATCTCCGGCGAATCGGGCACCGGCAAGGAGCTGACGGCGGTCGCGATTCACGAGCGCTCGGCGCGGCGCAACGCGCCGTTCGTACCGATCAATTGCGGCGCGATCCCGCCGCACCTTCTTCAATCCGAACTGTTCGGTTACGAACGCGGCGCGTTTACCGGCGCGAACCAGCGCAAGATCGGCCGGGTCGAGGCGGCCAATGGCGGCACGCTGTTTCTCGACGAAATTGGCGATCTGCCGCTCGAAAGCCAGGCGAGCCTGTTGCGCTTCCTGCAAGAGCGCAAGGTCGAGCGGCTCGGCGGACACACCGCGATCGACGTCGACGTGCGCATCATTTCGGCCACCCACGTGGACATGACCGCGGCGATGATCGAAGGGCGCTTCCGCTCCGACCTGTATCACCGCCTCTGCGTGCTGCAGATCGACGAACCGCCGCTGCGCGCGCGCGGCAAGGACATCGAGTTGCTCGCGCGGCACATGCTGGAGCGTTTCAAGAAGGATGCGAGCCGGCGCCTGCGCGGTTTCGCTCCCGATGCGATCGCCGCGCTGCATAACTACGGCTGGCCGGGCAACGTTCGCGAGCTGATCAACCGGGTGCGGCGCGCGATCGTGATGTCGGAGGGACGCGCGATCACCGCGCGCGACCTCGAACTCGCCGAATACGTCGAGATCGTGCCGGTTTCGCTCGCGCAGGCGCGCGAAGCAGCCGAGCGTCAGGCGATCGAGCTCGCGTTGCTGCGGCATCGCGGGCGGCTCGGTGACGCGGCGCAGGAGCTCGGCATCTCGCGGGTGACGCTGTATCGGCTGCTGTGCTCGCACGGCATGCGTCATATGGAAGGCGAGCCGATGGCGCCGCCGCACGGTGATTTGCCGGCGTCGGTGCCGCATCTGTGA